The following coding sequences lie in one Yamadazyma tenuis chromosome 3, complete sequence genomic window:
- a CDS encoding uncharacterized protein (BUSCO:EOG09263F11; COG:S; EggNog:ENOG503NV1V), producing the protein MLIANFISGPPLLTMSFNDEYSSDDDESIIDRKSTNVHLGFLDIEIPDSKDGVSEENSPTIEDTILGGQPVWLHPDSLPAPKLVTCDSCGQKMALYLQAFAPFKERLYDRVLYILGCTNTQQCSKKKGTVKAIRGIIKDPVKMADLKREQENALQKQLDEKLQLEAKTKLRDELTKNLFGNSKAENPFAATGSNPFTSSNPFDKKVPPAKEESKSPLSPASVPAKPTYSSVAGKNVVAQAKTASPKYTLPEYPGYFVYVEKEHLKKITLEPELEKYKHLIDSNSIEEEEPSGGSTSTSAGVLNAQASKISNMLQDTVFENFTNTVQHNPGQVLRYDLGGKPLLYNGKDDVCKRFGQTPFNIPNPGYNPSSSRQFEIQVMPKAILDLENAETADLNTLLNGMSWGTIIVCTDVEDYMPEESFDENHVAYIEEYCAVQWEESV; encoded by the coding sequence ATGCTCATCGCGAATTTCATTTCTGGACCACCGCTTCTTACTATGAGCTTCAACGACGAATACTCTTcggatgatgatgagtcGATCATCGACCGCAAGCTGACCAACGTTCACTTGGGGTTTTTGGACATTGAAATTCCCGATTCAAAAGATGGTGTAAGTGAGGAAAATTCTCCTACTATAGAGGACACCATCTTGGGAGGACAACCGGTATGGCTCCATCCAGACTCATTACCAGCTCCTAAGTTGGTCACATGTGATTCCTGTGGACAGAAAATGGCCTTATACTTACAGGCGTTTGCTCCGTTTAAAGAACGTTTGTACGACAGAGTCCTATACATTTTGGGGTGCACGAACACCCAACAATGCTCTAAGAAAAAGGGAACTGTCAAAGCCATCAGGGGGATCATCAAGGATCCAGTGAAGATGGCGGATCTTAAAagagaacaagaaaatgcTCTCCAAAAACAGTTGGATGAAAaactacaacttgaagccaAAACCAAGTTGAGAGACGAGTTGACGAAGAATTTGTTTGGTAACTCCAAGGCCGAAAACCCGTTTGCTGCCACTGGTTCTAATCCCTTCACTAGTTCGAATCCATTTGACAAGAAAGTACCACCCGCTaaagaagaatcaaagTCTCCCTTATCTCCTGCTTCAGTTCCAGCTAAACCTACCTATTCATCAGTAGCAGGTAAAAATGTAGTTGCCCAAGCTAAAACAGCATCTCCAAAGTACACCCTTCCTGAGTATCCTGGATACTTTGTTTATGTGGAAAAGGagcacttgaagaagatcacGTTGGAACctgaattggaaaagtaCAAGCATTTAATCGACTCCAACTCAattgaggaagaagagccTTCTGGAGGGTCCACTTCCACTTCTGCTGGAGTGTTGAATGCTCAAGCCTCCAAGATCTCAAATATGTTACAAGATACtgtgtttgaaaacttcaccaacacaGTGCAGCACAATCCTGGTCAAGTTCTTCGGTATGATCTAGGAGGTAAACCCTTGTTGTATAACGGGAAAGACGATGTCTGTAAACGGTTTGGCCAAACTCCCTTTAATATTCCCAATCCTGGGTAcaatccttcttcatctagACAATTTGAAATCCAGGTGATGCCCAAGGCTATTTTGGATCTTGAAAACGCAGAAACTGCTGATTTGaacaccttgttgaatGGGATGTCGTGGGGAACCATCATTGTGTGCACTGACGTGGAGGACTACATGCCTGAAGAGCTGTTTGATGAGAACCATGTGGCGTACATCGAAGAGTACTGTGCTGTTCAATGGGAAGAGTCTGTATAG
- a CDS encoding gamma-butyrobetaine dioxygenase (EggNog:ENOG503NX7E; COG:I), translated as MFTRIVREQGWLSLRLLPRRFKSSLAVTQYDHKYITVAFDENSSVQFSNVFLRDACPSPESIEASSSQKLFTTGSIIKDLKIKSKPKVVTDSLGNECLQVVWSQNNKDHISEYPRMFLEHYATRSSRLEGQFFGYDRVFWDNDKYSKVFPEMNISYHEYLNNDSTFFKAVKSLNQYGLVFVNGAPDSDMSQIMTEENTQQWPVAKLAEKFGYIKKTFYGTLFDVKNIKDAKNIAYTNVFLPLHMDLLYYESPPGLQLLHAIKNSTLGGENIFCDSFLAAKHIRETDPSAFLALTQIPLTYKYDNDKEFYYYQRPLIVEDEIFDTRTHYPFIKEVNYSPPFQGPFELGITRTATMGSSAAENGNHFMFNDFIRGLSLFEDFINDPVNHFQIKLPEGTCVVFDNRRVLHSRNEFSDSNGGDRWLMGAYVDGDSFRSKLRIAHKKSD; from the coding sequence ATGTTCACACGTATTGTTAGAGAACAAGGTTGGCTCTCTCTTAGACTTTTGCCCAGGCGGTTCAAGTCACTGTTGGCCGTCACCCAGTATGACCACAAGTACATTACCGTCGCTTTTGACGAAAACAGCTCTGTCCAGTTCAGCAACGTGTTTTTGAGAGATGCATGCCCTTCCCCTGAATCCATAGAGGCCAGCTCCAGTCAGAAACTTTTCACCACCGGAAGCATTATtaaggacttgaagatcaagtctAAGCCCAAGGTTGTCACAGATTCCCTTGGGAACGAATGCTTACAAGTGGTCTGGAGTCAAAATAATAAGGATCACATCTCTGAGTATCCGAGGATGTTCTTGGAACACTATGCTACCCGTTCTTCGAGATTGGAGGGACAATTCTTTGGCTACGATAGAGTGTTTTGGGACAACGACAAGTACAGTAAGGTTTTTCCCGAGATGAATATCAGTTATCATGAGTATTTGAATAACGATTCTACGTTCTTCAAAGCGGTCAAAAGCTTGAATCAGTACGGACTTGTATTTGTCAACGGTGCTCCGGATCTGGATATGTCTCAAATCATGACAGAGGAGAACACACAACAGTGGCCGGTTGCTAAGTTAGCAGAGAAGTTTGGTTACATAAAGAAAACCTTCTACGGAACATTGTTTGATGTGAAAAATATCAAAGATGCCAAAAACATCGCTTATACAAACGTATTTTTACCCTTGCATATGGATCTTTTGTACTATGAGTCTCCACCTGGATTGCAGCTCTTGCATGCAATTAAGAATTCAACTTTGGGTGGTGAAAACATCTTCTGTGATTCTTTTCTTGCTGCCAAGCACATTCGTGAAACCGACCCTTCAGCCTTTTTGGCTTTAACCCAAATCCCACTCACCTACAAATACGACAATGACAAAGAGTTCTACTATTATCAAAGACCTTTGATTGTGGAAGACGAAATTTTTGACACACGAACCCACTACCCGTTCATAAAAGAGGTCAACTACTCACCTCCTTTTCAAGGACCCTTCGAGTTGGGAATTACTAGAACTGCAACCATGGGAAGCTCTGCTGCTGAAAACGGTAACCATTTCATGTTCAACGACTTCATTAGAGGCTTGagtctttttgaagatttcattAATGATCCAGTCAACCATTTTCAAATCAAGCTTCCTGAGGGAACTTGTGTTGTTTTCGATAACAGAAGAGTCTTACATTCGAGAAACGAGTTCTCTGATTccaatggtggtgatagGTGGTTAATGGGAGCATACGTTGACGGAGATAGTTTTAGATCGAAATTAAGAATAGCCCATAAGAAATCAGATTAA
- a CDS encoding uncharacterized protein (EggNog:ENOG503NWBX; COG:S) → MSDPPKDMNYSPSSDEENEDFSTRLHFPDIQNYRKHKRISSGSNINLVKAGKKIVSNTSKAVRFPERRPGLSPRQSYISGGSSLNNSSTGINESSDSSDSDLGNTHDSAANLPHFEFQTKQTDDIHDSDSDASGYLEGVYNVGDNQPDHLDETDSDEDEQHKSIQEGNHSHLEAVPQSLSSRKSLESQGSKASRSSPHRNHFFRRGSLASRFHRNETDITEQMESTTLPHSGMSRGRSASVFKDILRKVALTDQQYPEAPSQSDTFIGRMLSNDDGGYGLSGGGMAPGASRNSRERTIDEEEEIGMDKEDVELQHLNFAQLNNEARNLINVHVPKSMQQPVMNHTVKYDGAHETSNDMMFNVPGGSSSETIRRDEEVEDKLHNGNDENHTLRSSKKERSDGMYAPNPDLFLRGDVQYDDRGEFIMLDNDSDSNIAPPTKVQAGVLSSLLKLYQNPEESKSTSSLTFGDTSTIHEFDNEDSKTSTGMTFNGLKEGIKHGGRKVYSIPFGKKAISNVALEGDGPGAEDVEGLPSFANARPKHHRKAASVNPADMPAKMSKRIRKAKRNQDRQLRITVHISDILQRQRFIMLMCKALMLFGAPTHRLEEYMTMTSRVLEIDGQFIYFPGCMIIAFGDAATRTSEVHLVKCSQGLNLAKLSETHKIYKGVIHDIMSVEEASSKLAKIFKSKNNFNPWLCVFFYGLGSGCVCPWAFGGGWIDVPIAFGVGLCVGYLQFFVSSKSNLYSSVFEVTSSIVVSFIARAIGSINGGDTFCFSAIVQGSLALILPGYIILCGSLELQSRNLVAGSVRMFYAIIYSLFLGFGITLGAALYGWVDKNATSETTCRAEHTVDDKWRILLVPAFTVCLALINQANFRQLPIMIVVASAGYVGTFFASKHFANVSEFTAAIGAFIIGVLGNLYSRIGKGLAVSAMLPGIFVQVPSGIASQSTLLAGVKAADQISGNSTTTSSSTGSGSLSFGVTMVEVSIGISVGLFAAALFIYPFGKKRTGLFSL, encoded by the coding sequence ATGTCTGATCCTCCGAAAGATATGAACTATTCTCCTAGTTCTGACGAAGAAAACGAGGACTTTTCCACAAGGCTCCACTTCCCAGATATACAGAACTATAGAAAACACAAGCGCATAAGCTCAGGGTCCAATATAAATCTAGTTAAGGCGGGTAAAAAGATTGTCAGCAATACCAGCAAAGCAGTAAGATTTCCCGAAAGAAGACCTGGACTTTCTCCCCGTCAATCGTATATCAGTGGTGGATCTTCATTGAACAACTCATCTACTGGCATCAATGAATCGAGTGATAGCTCCGATTCCGATTTGGGGAATACTCATGATCTGGCTGCCAATTTACCTCATTTCGAATTCCAGACCAAGCAAACTGACGATATCCACGACAGTGACTCGGATGCCCTGGGCTACTTGGAGGGTGTTTATAACGTTGGAGACAACCAGCCCGACCATTTGGATGAAACTGATTCTGATGAGGACGAACAACACAAGTCCATTCAAGAAGGTAACCATTCGCATCTCGAAGCGGTGCCCCAGTCATTATCGTCCAGAAAGAGTTTAGAGTCCCAAGGCTCCAAGGCCTCCCGGTCTTCTCCGCATAGAAACCATTTTTTCAGAAGAGGTTCACTTGCCTCCCGGTTTCACAGAAATGAAACTGATATAACAGAACAGATGGAAAGTACAACTTTACCCCATTCAGGCATGTCAAGGGGTAGAAGTGCCAGCGTATTCAAGGATATCCTCCGAAAAGTGGCATTAACAGACCAGCAATATCCTGAAGCCCCGTCTCAGTCCGATACCTTCATTGGAAGAATGCTTCTGAATGATGACGGAGGGTATGGACTTAGTGGGGGTGGGATGGCACCGGGTGCTTCTAGAAACTCGAGAGAGAGAACCatagatgaagaagaagaaatcggCATGGATAAAGAAGATGTGGAGCTCCAACACCTTAACTTTGCCCAGTTGAACAATGAAGCCAGAAACTTGATTAACGTGCATGTTCCCAAGTCAATGCAACAACCAGTCATGAACCACACGGTTAAATATGATGGGGCTCACGAGACTTCCAATGATATGATGTTCAATGTCCCTGGAGGTTCCTCAAGTGAGACTATTCGTAgggatgaagaagttgaagataaaCTCCATAATGGTAATGATGAAAACCACACTCTTAGGCTGAGCAAGAAAGAGAGAAGTGATGGTATGTATGCCCCAAACCCCGACCTCTTTCTTCGGGGCGATGTTCAATATGATGATAGAGGTGAATTTATCATGCTTGATAACGATTCTGACAGCAATATAGCACCTCCCACGAAAGTGCAGGCTGGCGTTCtctcttctttgttgaaattaTACCAGAACCCAGAGGAGTCCAAATCTACTTCCAGTTTGACATTTGGTGATACCTCTACTATCCATGAATTTGATAATGAAGATTCAAAAACATCCACAGGTATGACCTTTAACGGCTTGAAGGAAGGAATCAAGCATGGGGGCAGAAAGGTCTACAGTATTCCATTTGGCAAGAAGGCTATCAGTAATGTGGCGCTTGAAGGAGATGGTCCAGGTGCTGAAGATGTCGAAGGGTTACCATCCTTTGCTAATGCTAGACCCAAGCACCATAGAAAAGCCGCTAGTGTTAATCCAGCTGATATGCCTGCCAAAATGTCCAAGAGAATCCGTAAAGCAAAGAGAAATCAAGACCGTCAACTTCGGATCACCGTCCACATCTCAgatattcttcaaagacaacGGTTTATTATGTTGATGTGTAAGGCATTGATGCTTTTTGGAGCTCCCACCCACAGATTGGAAGAGTATATGACCATGACTAGTAGGGTGTTAGAGATCGATGGCCAGTTCATCTACTTTCCTGGATGTATGATCATTGCTTTTGGTGATGCTGCCACCAGAACCTCTGAAGTGCACTTGGTCAAATGTTCACAaggtttgaacttggccaagctTTCAGAAACCCATAAGATCTATAAAGGAGTCATCCATGATATTATGAGTGTAGAAGAAGCATCATCtaaattggccaaaatcttcaagctGAAGAACAATTTCAATCCATGGCTCTGTGTATTTTTCTATGGGTTGGGATCTGGTTGTGTTTGTCCTTGGgcatttggtggtggttggaTTGACGTTCCAATTGCCTTTGGTGTGGGGTTATGTGTGGGATATCTTCAGTTCTTTGTGTCTTCCAAATCCAATTTGTACTCTTCAGTGTTTGAAGTGACATCTTCTATTGTTGTTTCATTCATTGCAAGAGCTATTGGCTCCATCAATGGAGGTGATACCTTCTGCTTCTCTGCAATTGTCCAAGGCTCATTGGCATTGATTTTACCTGGCTATATTATCTTATGTGGATCATTGGAATTACAATCCAGAAACTTGGTAGCAGGCTCGGTGAGAATGTTCTACGCCATTATCTACTCGCTTTTCTTGGGATTCGGAATCACTTTAGGAGCTGCTCTATATGGATGGGTAGATAAAAATGCTACATCGGAGACAACCTGCCGGGCAGAGCATACTGTTGACGATAAATGGAGAATTCTACTTGTTCCAGCATTTACCGTCTGTTTGGCATTGATCAACCAAGCTAACTTCCGCCAGCTTCCTATAATGATAGTGGTTGCCTCTGCTGGGTACGTTGGTAcattttttgcatccaaaCACTTTGCCAATGTGTCTGAGTTCACTGCGGCAATTGGAGCCTTTATTATTGGGGTGTTGGGAAACCTATACTCAAGAATTGGGAAAGGGTTGGCAGTAAGTGCTATGCTTCCCGGTATCTTTGTGCAAGTTCCATCTGGTATCGCATCTCAAAGTACATTGTTGGCCGGGGTTAAAGCTGCTGATCAGATTAGTGGTAACTCAACCACTACGTCTTCAAGTACAGGTTCGGGTTCCTTATCATTTGGTGTAACGATGGTGGAGGTTTCAATTGGTATTAGTGTGGGATTGTTTGCGGCTGCATTGTTTATTTATCCATTTGGAAAAAAGAGAACCGGTCTTTTCTCGTTATAG